A genomic segment from Nitrosopumilus sp. K4 encodes:
- a CDS encoding rRNA adenine dimethyltransferase family protein yields the protein MIKRKRLGQHFLNSNSIAQSIVSEAKITKNDVVFEIGTGFGILTPLLCAKAKKVISIDADSKLYQNAKNQFDKIENLELKLGDGFKTKDKFTIFVSNLPYSKSKDAIEWLAQKNFSHGIVMVQKEFADKLFVKTKDRRAVNIIANYALDFEKVRNIGKNNFDPPPKVDSVILRVTKKKIVDKKLIQTINKIFSYRRKTLQNIYKQFGKETKSDKRLDDLSGDEIVAIAKEIL from the coding sequence ATGATTAAGAGAAAAAGACTCGGGCAACACTTTCTAAATTCAAATTCAATTGCACAATCTATCGTTTCTGAGGCTAAAATTACTAAAAATGATGTTGTATTTGAGATTGGAACTGGATTTGGAATTCTTACGCCTTTGTTATGCGCTAAAGCAAAAAAGGTAATTTCAATTGATGCTGACAGTAAACTTTACCAAAATGCCAAGAACCAATTTGATAAAATTGAAAACCTTGAATTGAAGTTAGGTGATGGCTTCAAAACCAAAGATAAATTTACAATATTTGTTTCAAATTTGCCTTACTCTAAAAGCAAAGACGCCATTGAATGGCTTGCACAAAAAAACTTCTCTCATGGGATAGTCATGGTTCAGAAGGAATTTGCTGACAAATTATTTGTTAAAACAAAAGATAGGCGAGCAGTGAACATCATAGCAAACTATGCCTTGGATTTTGAAAAAGTCAGAAATATAGGTAAAAACAACTTTGATCCTCCTCCAAAAGTGGATTCTGTAATACTTAGAGTGACAAAAAAGAAAATTGTTGACAAAAAACTAATCCAGACCATCAACAAGATCTTTTCTTATAGGAGAAAAACACTTCAAAATATTTACAAACAGTTTGGAAAAGAGACAAAGTCTGACAAACGCTTAGATGATCTTTCAGGAGATGAAATAGTTGCCATTGCAAAAGAAATACTTTGA
- a CDS encoding DUF655 domain-containing protein, protein MHRAHSPPRKYEEYAYVLDFNPRGKSSTVRGREGIIITAIGEDRLTLLEILGVPNSAFEVGERIYIGKEGRTKVLSVLGKMEYDNISSSAQSELPGVVEKIVTQNESRFVDYLNNAQPLTPRIHALELIPGIGKTYMKTMLEERDKKKFENYQDLQDRVGFKDPIKHISDRIMDEITGESRMNLFVKR, encoded by the coding sequence TTGCATAGGGCACATTCCCCACCTAGAAAGTATGAAGAGTATGCATATGTTTTAGATTTTAATCCACGAGGAAAATCATCTACTGTTCGTGGACGTGAAGGAATTATCATCACTGCGATTGGCGAAGATCGTTTAACATTACTTGAAATTCTCGGTGTTCCCAACTCTGCTTTTGAAGTGGGAGAACGAATTTACATTGGAAAGGAAGGAAGAACAAAAGTTCTTTCTGTTCTTGGAAAAATGGAATATGATAACATATCTTCTTCTGCTCAGAGTGAATTGCCTGGAGTAGTTGAAAAAATTGTAACTCAAAACGAATCTAGATTTGTAGATTATCTAAACAATGCACAACCCCTTACTCCAAGAATACATGCACTTGAATTAATTCCCGGTATTGGAAAAACATACATGAAAACGATGCTAGAAGAACGAGATAAGAAAAAATTTGAAAATTATCAGGATCTACAAGATAGAGTAGGATTCAAAGATCCAATCAAACACATCTCTGATAGGATAATGGATGAGATTACTGGTGAGAGTAGAATGAATCTCTTCGTCAAGAGATGA
- a CDS encoding HemK2/MTQ2 family protein methyltransferase, which yields MPLQKKYFENDEYPPSEDTFFIASNIENEKGDSALDVGSGSGYLTKLLSENFLNVIGTDINFSVLKNQTYKTDNIVCCNGADALLFEFDLIVCNLPYLATDEILDVATDGGKDGFEIPKKIFDSVIDKIRKGGKFIFVTSSLSDYQKLIDYVQKIGLNPKIIAKKKLFFEELILVEAKRY from the coding sequence TTGCCATTGCAAAAGAAATACTTTGAAAATGATGAATATCCTCCATCTGAGGATACTTTCTTCATTGCCTCAAACATAGAAAATGAGAAAGGTGACTCCGCATTAGATGTTGGAAGTGGTTCAGGTTATCTTACCAAACTCTTGTCTGAAAATTTCTTAAATGTGATTGGAACTGACATTAATTTTTCTGTTTTAAAAAACCAGACATACAAAACAGACAATATTGTGTGTTGTAATGGTGCAGATGCATTATTGTTTGAATTTGACTTGATAGTGTGTAATCTGCCTTATCTTGCAACTGATGAAATTCTAGATGTTGCTACTGACGGTGGAAAAGATGGATTTGAAATACCAAAAAAAATATTTGATTCTGTAATTGATAAAATAAGAAAGGGAGGAAAATTCATCTTTGTTACTTCGTCCCTGTCTGATTACCAAAAACTCATTGATTATGTCCAAAAAATAGGCTTGAATCCAAAAATCATTGCAAAAAAGAAACTTTTCTTTGAGGAATTAATTCTTGTTGAAGCAAAACGATATTGA